Proteins encoded within one genomic window of Nilaparvata lugens isolate BPH chromosome 11, ASM1435652v1, whole genome shotgun sequence:
- the LOC111052676 gene encoding uncharacterized protein LOC111052676 isoform X3 — protein MLLLRQQARTAFVLLFLQQSSEGFHRRDCGYPYRYPPCYILHYNPYHHQGILSCPQCACCSNDHYPRQETQSPIGTFSAPDISVQNEVHNFKLYVHGNKNKVDVANNDMEKKQISPSQGKMSVKNIVNNTMIGLYGDDNDVRIANAKVNMY, from the exons ATGCTGCTCCTCagacaacag GCTCGTACAGCGTTCGTCCTCTTATTTCTCCAGCAATCATCTGAAGGATTCCATCGTAGAGACTGCGGATATCCATACCGATATCCTCCCTGTTACATTCTGCACTATAATCCTTATCATCATCAGGGCATTCTCAGCTGCCCACAGTGTGCTTGCTGCAGCAATGATCATTATCCCAGACAAGAGACCCAATCCCCTATAGGGACGTTCAGCGCACCTGACATTTCTGTTCAAAATGAagtacataattttaaattatatgtACATGGAAATAAGAATAAAGTAGATGTAGCGAACAATGATATGGAAAAGAAACAAATCTCACCATCACAAGGAAAAATGTCTGTTAAAAATATCgtaaacaatacaatgataGGGTTGTATGGAGATGATAATGACGTGCGAATAGCAAATGCTAAGGTGAACATGTATTAA
- the LOC111052676 gene encoding uncharacterized protein LOC111052676 isoform X2 encodes MSLKFFIARTAFVLLFLQQSSEGFHRRDCGYPYRYPPCYILHYNPYHHQGILSCPQCACCSNDHYPRQETQSPIGTFSAPDISVQNEVHNFKLYVHGNKNKVDVANNDMEKKQISPSQGKMSVKNIVNNTMIGLYGDDNDVRIANAKVNMY; translated from the exons ATGAGTCTCAAATTTTTCATT GCTCGTACAGCGTTCGTCCTCTTATTTCTCCAGCAATCATCTGAAGGATTCCATCGTAGAGACTGCGGATATCCATACCGATATCCTCCCTGTTACATTCTGCACTATAATCCTTATCATCATCAGGGCATTCTCAGCTGCCCACAGTGTGCTTGCTGCAGCAATGATCATTATCCCAGACAAGAGACCCAATCCCCTATAGGGACGTTCAGCGCACCTGACATTTCTGTTCAAAATGAagtacataattttaaattatatgtACATGGAAATAAGAATAAAGTAGATGTAGCGAACAATGATATGGAAAAGAAACAAATCTCACCATCACAAGGAAAAATGTCTGTTAAAAATATCgtaaacaatacaatgataGGGTTGTATGGAGATGATAATGACGTGCGAATAGCAAATGCTAAGGTGAACATGTATTAA
- the LOC111052676 gene encoding uncharacterized protein LOC111052676 isoform X1, whose translation MLTFSTFLSLSLINLNVYISSWMINITNNLNFNTFKARTAFVLLFLQQSSEGFHRRDCGYPYRYPPCYILHYNPYHHQGILSCPQCACCSNDHYPRQETQSPIGTFSAPDISVQNEVHNFKLYVHGNKNKVDVANNDMEKKQISPSQGKMSVKNIVNNTMIGLYGDDNDVRIANAKVNMY comes from the exons ATGTTAACATTTTCgacatttctctctctctctctcatcaatTTGAACGTGTACATCTCATCTTGGATGATCAATATCACAAATAATCTCAATTTCAACACGTTTAAG GCTCGTACAGCGTTCGTCCTCTTATTTCTCCAGCAATCATCTGAAGGATTCCATCGTAGAGACTGCGGATATCCATACCGATATCCTCCCTGTTACATTCTGCACTATAATCCTTATCATCATCAGGGCATTCTCAGCTGCCCACAGTGTGCTTGCTGCAGCAATGATCATTATCCCAGACAAGAGACCCAATCCCCTATAGGGACGTTCAGCGCACCTGACATTTCTGTTCAAAATGAagtacataattttaaattatatgtACATGGAAATAAGAATAAAGTAGATGTAGCGAACAATGATATGGAAAAGAAACAAATCTCACCATCACAAGGAAAAATGTCTGTTAAAAATATCgtaaacaatacaatgataGGGTTGTATGGAGATGATAATGACGTGCGAATAGCAAATGCTAAGGTGAACATGTATTAA